The proteins below are encoded in one region of Calditrichota bacterium:
- a CDS encoding molybdopterin-dependent oxidoreductase — MDRRKFVKIATIGSAVIFQNKKSFAQESNKSMKDENRASSLSGEREAIPSACWQCVSRCAIVGYVDNDRLVKIEGNPNSLRNEGKICAKGQAGINTVYNPDRITYPLKRIGKRGSGKWEKISWDEALNLLINGGNIEGTKVKGLKTLKDQGTPEKFLFHYGRMVGSDYLINVNYFLKAYGTASIGNHDSICLNAGAIAYMLSGDVSASEQFDDAKIILNFGRSLIDAGLDHVPFIRRITKMKEKGAKLITFDVRLSNTAAKSDEWVPVKPGTDLAIVLAMCHVLLKENLYNKSEIEEASNVSVKELKNHLEENTPEWAEKISGVPAEKIKEIAIEYGKAEQGICTAFRGTFMHYNGVQAQRAIFMLDVIAGNLGPKKRIEPRPKWNYSFPIPQKKNKRLNLFIGENDPYAIPDGDVSHQIVHCINKNQDNPEIYMVYCHNPVYSNGNCDENIRVYSDTEKIPFLVSVDVALSETTELADLVLPDATYLERWTLEGKQTPDGIPEYYIRQPLSEPIGESRNFVDVACEIGDKLGLGLGFSSSEEFVEATCNNTSGIKEVGGFDYMKKHGIWHDYKAKVSTEKRSKIQLKSKRLENEGFSSIPGWMPIPEHKKMNSEELVLTTFKVNVQTHSRTQNCKWLTELYHENPAWINTKTAKEKGIENGDWIKIKSSIGEMITKAKVTQGIHPQAIAISNHAGHWAWGKYASGKGSFVFKSEMDVENKWWKEKGSHVNKIIPNVGDPIAGSMCWNDTVVNVSKI; from the coding sequence ATGGATCGTAGAAAATTTGTAAAAATTGCAACAATTGGGTCAGCTGTAATCTTTCAGAACAAGAAATCATTTGCCCAAGAATCGAACAAATCAATGAAAGACGAAAACCGTGCCTCCAGTCTAAGTGGGGAAAGAGAAGCAATACCTTCTGCCTGCTGGCAATGTGTATCCCGGTGTGCGATTGTTGGGTATGTTGATAATGATAGATTAGTAAAAATCGAAGGAAATCCAAATTCTTTAAGAAACGAAGGGAAGATTTGCGCAAAAGGGCAAGCGGGTATAAATACAGTTTATAATCCCGACAGAATAACTTATCCTCTGAAAAGAATTGGAAAACGTGGTAGTGGTAAATGGGAAAAAATATCATGGGATGAAGCATTGAACCTGCTTATTAATGGAGGCAATATTGAAGGAACAAAGGTGAAAGGTCTTAAAACATTGAAGGATCAGGGTACACCCGAAAAATTTTTATTCCACTATGGTCGAATGGTTGGCTCAGATTATCTAATAAATGTGAACTACTTTTTAAAAGCATACGGTACAGCATCTATTGGGAATCACGATTCAATTTGCCTTAATGCTGGTGCGATAGCCTATATGTTATCTGGAGATGTTAGTGCAAGCGAACAATTTGATGATGCAAAAATCATCTTAAATTTTGGAAGGAGTTTGATTGATGCTGGGCTTGATCATGTACCATTTATTCGTAGAATTACCAAGATGAAAGAGAAAGGAGCAAAGCTAATTACATTTGATGTTCGACTCTCAAACACAGCTGCAAAATCTGATGAGTGGGTGCCCGTAAAACCAGGTACTGATTTAGCAATAGTATTAGCAATGTGCCATGTATTGTTAAAAGAAAATTTATATAACAAGTCTGAAATTGAAGAAGCAAGTAATGTCTCAGTTAAAGAATTAAAAAATCATTTGGAAGAGAATACTCCTGAATGGGCGGAGAAAATATCAGGTGTTCCAGCTGAGAAAATTAAAGAGATTGCGATTGAGTATGGAAAAGCAGAACAGGGAATCTGCACGGCTTTCAGAGGAACCTTTATGCACTACAATGGTGTTCAGGCTCAAAGGGCAATATTTATGCTTGATGTAATTGCGGGTAACTTAGGCCCTAAAAAAAGGATTGAACCAAGACCTAAATGGAACTATTCATTTCCAATTCCACAAAAGAAAAATAAACGACTAAATTTATTTATTGGGGAAAATGATCCTTATGCAATTCCTGATGGAGATGTTTCACATCAAATAGTTCATTGTATTAATAAAAATCAAGATAATCCTGAGATATATATGGTTTACTGCCACAACCCTGTTTATTCCAATGGAAATTGCGATGAGAATATTCGTGTTTATAGCGACACGGAAAAAATTCCTTTTTTAGTTTCTGTCGATGTGGCCTTAAGCGAAACGACAGAGCTTGCAGATTTAGTTTTGCCTGATGCAACTTATCTGGAACGATGGACTTTGGAAGGGAAACAAACTCCTGATGGAATACCTGAGTATTATATCCGCCAACCATTAAGTGAACCTATAGGAGAATCCAGAAACTTTGTCGATGTGGCCTGTGAAATTGGTGATAAATTAGGTTTAGGCTTAGGTTTTTCTTCTTCAGAAGAATTTGTAGAAGCAACATGCAATAATACTTCCGGAATTAAGGAAGTCGGCGGTTTTGATTACATGAAAAAACATGGTATTTGGCATGATTATAAGGCCAAAGTTTCAACTGAAAAACGGTCTAAAATACAATTAAAATCAAAGAGGCTTGAAAATGAAGGTTTTTCTTCAATTCCTGGTTGGATGCCAATACCTGAGCATAAAAAAATGAATTCAGAAGAATTAGTTTTAACAACATTTAAGGTCAATGTTCAAACACACTCCAGGACTCAAAACTGTAAATGGCTAACTGAATTATACCATGAAAATCCAGCCTGGATTAATACAAAAACTGCGAAAGAAAAAGGAATTGAAAATGGCGATTGGATCAAAATTAAATCGAGTATTGGAGAAATGATTACAAAAGCTAAAGTTACGCAAGGAATTCACCCACAAGCTATTGCTATCTCAAATCATGCGGGGCATTGGGCTTGGGGAAAATATGCTTCAGGAAAAGGATCTTTTGTTTTTAAATCTGAAATGGATGTAGAAAATAAATGGTGGAAAGAAAAGGGTTCACATGTAAACAAAATTATTCCCAATGTCGGCGATCCAATAGCAGGTTCAATGTGTTGGAATGATACCGTTGTAAATGTTTCTAAAATATAA
- a CDS encoding VOC family protein — MKQSIVHVALVVRDYDEAIEFYTKKLHFTLIEDIYQQEQDKRWVVVSPPGSIGTTLLLARASKPEQEPFIGKQSGGRVFLFLNTDDFWRDYNEMISIGIEFVRDPKKESYGMVAVFKDLYGNLWDLLELNKDHPISKRMT, encoded by the coding sequence ATGAAACAATCAATTGTACATGTAGCTTTAGTTGTTAGAGACTATGATGAAGCCATAGAGTTTTATACTAAAAAGCTCCATTTTACTTTAATCGAAGATATTTATCAACAAGAGCAAGACAAGCGCTGGGTGGTTGTTTCTCCTCCTGGGTCGATTGGTACAACACTGTTATTAGCCAGAGCCTCAAAACCTGAACAGGAACCTTTTATTGGTAAGCAGTCTGGAGGTAGGGTTTTTCTATTTCTCAATACTGATGATTTTTGGAGGGATTACAACGAAATGATCTCTATCGGGATTGAATTTGTAAGAGATCCTAAAAAGGAATCATATGGTATGGTAGCAGTTTTTAAGGATTTGTATGGAAATTTATGGGATTTACTTGAACTGAACAAAGATCATCCTATTTCAAAACGAATGACGTAA